One genomic segment of Borrelia coriaceae includes these proteins:
- the rpsP gene encoding 30S ribosomal protein S16, with product MSVRIRLKRMGAKKRPYYRIVVMDSASSRDGRAIEELGYYHPVERQNQVKINGDKFRDWISKGAIPSDTVKKILNKNNFKVES from the coding sequence TTGAGTGTTAGAATAAGATTAAAAAGGATGGGCGCAAAAAAGAGGCCTTATTATCGAATCGTAGTAATGGATTCTGCTTCGTCTAGGGATGGACGAGCTATTGAAGAGCTTGGATATTACCATCCTGTTGAGAGGCAAAATCAAGTCAAAATCAATGGGGATAAGTTTAGAGATTGGATAAGCAAAGGAGCTATTCCAAGTGATACGGTTAAGAAAATTTTAAATAAAAATAATTTTAAAGTTGAGAGTTAG